The following proteins are co-located in the Pedobacter sp. FW305-3-2-15-E-R2A2 genome:
- a CDS encoding MATE family efflux transporter — MKSANKVVVNTGILYARMLITMGISLYSTRLVLNALGSVDYGVFNLVAGVIAMLSFLNTAMATSTQRFLSFFQGKNDLNMQKRVFTNSLLLHIGIGILIVVVLEVSGFFLFNGFLNIPVDRIGVARLIYHFMSVTVFFTIVAVPFTGSLVAHENMLWVAVVNVVETLLKLAIAYLLYVVAQDKLSVYGLLTAGISIASFLLYAVYCFGKYEDCTLEGLFSVDKKMMKELTSFAGWNLFGSLCALGRAQGLAILLNVFFGTVVNAAYAIANQVAAQLNFFSLTLLRAINPQIMKSEGAENREKMLRLSMIGSKFGFFLLAFAAVPCIFEMKAILHLWLNNVPEYTASFCSLMLCATLINQLTIGLQSAVQATGKVKVYQAVVGSVLLLALPLAYLLLKLGYPVYTVFIGYCFIEVIACILRLFFLRNIAGLSISLYFSNVIFKVVIPLCLLILTCYLSVTYVHFGWRFVFTGITGVFVFVTSIYLFGLCDDEKEIIHKITNQLIHKLNRKKQFNHV, encoded by the coding sequence ATGAAATCAGCAAATAAGGTGGTTGTCAACACGGGCATATTATACGCCAGGATGTTAATAACAATGGGGATTTCGTTGTATTCCACGAGGCTGGTCTTAAATGCGTTAGGTTCGGTTGATTATGGGGTCTTTAACCTCGTTGCCGGAGTGATTGCCATGTTGTCTTTTTTAAATACGGCAATGGCCACCTCTACGCAAAGGTTTCTCTCTTTCTTCCAGGGGAAAAATGATTTGAACATGCAAAAACGTGTTTTTACCAATAGCCTGCTCCTGCACATCGGGATTGGTATACTGATTGTCGTCGTGCTTGAAGTTTCCGGGTTCTTTCTCTTTAATGGTTTTCTGAATATTCCGGTGGATAGAATCGGGGTGGCGAGGCTAATCTATCATTTTATGTCGGTCACGGTATTTTTTACCATTGTTGCAGTTCCTTTTACGGGCTCCCTGGTGGCGCACGAAAATATGCTCTGGGTAGCGGTGGTGAATGTGGTGGAGACGCTGTTGAAATTGGCGATTGCTTATCTGTTATATGTAGTGGCCCAGGATAAATTATCTGTTTATGGCTTACTTACTGCCGGAATAAGTATCGCGAGCTTCTTGCTTTATGCGGTGTATTGCTTTGGTAAATATGAAGACTGTACGCTGGAAGGGCTTTTTTCTGTAGATAAAAAAATGATGAAAGAGCTGACCTCCTTTGCGGGATGGAACTTATTCGGTTCTTTATGTGCGCTGGGAAGGGCACAGGGTTTAGCCATTTTGCTGAATGTCTTTTTTGGAACCGTAGTCAATGCAGCTTATGCCATCGCGAATCAGGTGGCGGCACAGTTGAACTTCTTTTCTTTAACCCTTTTGCGGGCGATCAATCCACAGATCATGAAAAGTGAAGGTGCGGAAAATCGGGAAAAGATGCTCCGTCTTTCTATGATTGGAAGTAAGTTCGGATTCTTCCTGCTTGCTTTTGCTGCGGTTCCCTGCATTTTTGAGATGAAAGCAATCCTTCATTTGTGGTTAAATAATGTACCTGAATATACCGCATCTTTTTGTTCGTTAATGTTGTGTGCGACCTTGATCAATCAGCTGACGATAGGCTTGCAGTCGGCAGTACAGGCAACGGGAAAAGTAAAGGTTTACCAGGCGGTAGTGGGCTCTGTTTTATTGCTGGCATTACCACTGGCCTATCTGTTGTTAAAGTTGGGGTATCCCGTTTATACCGTGTTTATAGGCTATTGTTTTATTGAGGTGATCGCCTGCATCCTACGTCTGTTTTTTTTAAGAAATATAGCCGGATTGTCCATTTCCCTATATTTTTCTAATGTGATTTTTAAAGTGGTCATTCCGCTTTGTCTGCTGATCCTTACCTGTTATTTAAGTGTGACCTATGTTCATTTCGGATGGAGGTTCGTCTTTACAGGTATCACTGGTGTTTTTGTCTTTGTGACCAGCATTTACCTCTTTGGCTTATGTGATGATGAAAAAGAAATCATTCATAAAATAACGAATCAGTTGATTCATAAACTGAACCGAAAGAAACAATTTAATCACGTGTAG
- a CDS encoding CpsB/CapC family capsule biosynthesis tyrosine phosphatase, producing the protein MFSFFKKRAHVDHMEWLGVDMHSHLLPGIDDGATDTLQSVGFIKKLHELGFQKLLCTPHIFSELYPNTPDTIQAALDSTRLALKAAQVQVEIGAGAEYMINDTFKVSNDLVSLPKKHVLIEMSYLSEMPNIEQVIFNLQVKGYVVILAHPERYNFYFERHQRFHRFKEMGVLFQLNLLSVCGYYGKEVKKLSEYLLQKNYYDLAGTDLHHDKHLQVLTQEIQTGRLFNKIGHVDFKNKELFF; encoded by the coding sequence ATGTTTTCCTTTTTTAAGAAAAGAGCGCACGTCGACCATATGGAGTGGTTAGGAGTGGATATGCATTCCCATTTATTGCCCGGTATTGATGACGGGGCAACGGATACGCTACAATCTGTTGGTTTTATAAAAAAGTTGCATGAACTCGGCTTCCAAAAGTTGCTCTGTACCCCTCATATTTTTTCTGAACTCTATCCCAATACGCCGGATACGATACAGGCAGCATTAGACAGTACGCGTCTGGCCTTGAAAGCTGCTCAGGTCCAGGTGGAGATAGGGGCAGGAGCGGAGTACATGATCAATGATACGTTTAAGGTTTCAAATGATTTGGTGTCACTCCCAAAGAAACATGTGCTCATCGAAATGTCTTACCTTTCTGAAATGCCGAATATTGAACAGGTGATCTTTAACCTGCAGGTGAAGGGATATGTGGTAATTCTTGCCCATCCCGAGCGGTATAACTTTTATTTCGAGCGGCATCAGCGCTTTCACCGCTTCAAGGAAATGGGCGTATTGTTCCAGCTTAACCTCTTGTCGGTATGTGGATATTATGGAAAAGAGGTGAAGAAACTATCCGAATATCTGCTTCAAAAGAACTACTATGACCTGGCAGGTACTGACTTGCATCACGACAAACATTTGCAGGTATTGACGCAGGAAATACAAACCGGACGCCTTTTTAATAAAATTGGTCATGTTGATTTTAAGAACAAGGAGCTGTTTTTTTAA
- a CDS encoding polysaccharide biosynthesis/export family protein gives MIKLMLTKKYLNFLIIFSVFLLSSCSVTKKVPYFQDIDADGRSLFAKTGEFKELTIHSDDILSISIVTIDAATSMPVNQLASQSVTAAIQSANPAGLSSASGFLVDKNGEIDISVVGKVKVAGLTTYEARELIKTKASVVYRDPNVQVRYANFKVTVLGEVARPASYVLPNEKVSVLDALGMAGDLTIFGKRENILLIRDIDGKKEFARLDLNSSQVFNSPFYYLKQNDVIYVEPNKGKAASLNQARTQTFAVIGTALSVLIVLFSRL, from the coding sequence ATGATTAAATTAATGTTAACAAAAAAATACCTGAATTTTTTAATTATTTTCTCTGTTTTTCTGTTAAGTTCCTGTTCTGTCACTAAAAAAGTTCCTTATTTTCAGGATATTGATGCAGACGGCAGGTCTTTGTTCGCTAAAACAGGTGAATTTAAAGAATTGACCATTCATTCGGATGATATTCTATCAATTTCTATTGTAACTATTGATGCAGCGACATCGATGCCAGTGAATCAGCTGGCAAGTCAGAGTGTAACTGCCGCAATTCAGTCTGCTAATCCGGCAGGACTTTCCTCAGCAAGTGGTTTCCTGGTCGATAAAAACGGGGAGATTGATATTTCTGTCGTAGGAAAGGTTAAAGTGGCTGGATTAACCACCTATGAAGCCAGAGAATTGATAAAAACCAAGGCATCTGTGGTTTACAGAGATCCAAACGTACAGGTTCGCTATGCGAATTTCAAGGTGACCGTGTTAGGGGAGGTTGCCAGACCCGCTTCTTATGTGCTGCCAAACGAAAAAGTAAGTGTTTTAGACGCACTGGGAATGGCGGGCGACCTCACCATTTTTGGAAAAAGAGAAAACATTTTACTCATCAGAGATATCGATGGCAAGAAGGAATTCGCCAGGCTGGATCTGAATTCCTCCCAGGTCTTTAACAGCCCTTTTTATTACCTGAAACAGAATGATGTGATCTATGTGGAGCCTAACAAAGGCAAAGCAGCCTCTTTAAATCAGGCAAGAACACAAACTTTCGCCGTTATTGGAACCGCCCTCTCAGTCTTGATCGTATTGTTCTCAAGGCTTTAA
- a CDS encoding nitroreductase family protein produces the protein MKSILKKIVPKSAKRFYRSKQTQLSIIKDFVYDYRKFNRESASFKLRSKEMMQAYIIKEYHAIEKGLALLEPRPGFGAARISALADVVEDYINCYGIDSVTSITAFTLREYLNFDEPYSQIPADLSWKLEKLLARCDESAQGKTGGTKIIPKTDITETLNFDYSSFFKSRHSVRDFSEEPVDTQLILNAIDTARYTPSVCNRQAWKVYVIEHSNVELKKRLLNVQNGNRGFGEHISSLIVITGKLSSFFAYERNQVFIDGGMMAMSIVLALHAEGLGVCCLNTSYAVKQYEAFKASMQMDSDCVPIMFLAVGHLKDDFKVAISERKPLADIVEVR, from the coding sequence ATGAAAAGTATTCTAAAAAAGATCGTTCCGAAATCTGCTAAAAGATTTTATCGGTCGAAGCAAACCCAGTTGTCGATTATCAAAGATTTCGTCTATGATTACCGGAAATTTAACAGGGAGTCTGCGTCGTTTAAATTGAGGAGTAAAGAGATGATGCAGGCGTACATCATAAAAGAATACCACGCCATAGAAAAAGGGCTGGCCCTGCTGGAGCCGCGTCCGGGATTTGGTGCAGCGCGAATTTCCGCTCTGGCCGATGTGGTGGAAGACTACATTAACTGTTATGGGATAGATTCGGTTACCTCTATCACGGCCTTTACCCTGAGGGAGTATCTAAATTTTGATGAGCCTTATAGCCAGATTCCGGCAGACTTATCCTGGAAACTGGAAAAGTTGTTGGCCAGGTGTGACGAATCTGCTCAAGGTAAAACTGGAGGAACCAAGATTATCCCAAAAACAGACATCACCGAAACACTGAATTTTGATTACAGTAGTTTCTTTAAATCCAGACACAGTGTCCGGGATTTTTCGGAAGAACCGGTGGATACACAGCTGATTTTAAATGCGATTGATACCGCAAGATATACGCCGTCGGTATGTAACCGTCAGGCATGGAAGGTTTATGTGATAGAGCATTCTAATGTGGAGTTAAAGAAAAGACTCCTGAATGTGCAGAATGGAAACAGGGGCTTTGGCGAACACATTAGTTCATTGATCGTCATCACCGGAAAGCTGTCTTCGTTTTTTGCCTATGAGCGAAACCAGGTTTTTATTGATGGAGGAATGATGGCGATGTCGATCGTGCTGGCGCTCCATGCCGAAGGGCTGGGGGTATGCTGTCTGAATACAAGTTATGCAGTGAAGCAGTACGAAGCTTTTAAAGCATCGATGCAAATGGATAGCGACTGTGTTCCGATCATGTTTTTGGCAGTAGGACATCTGAAAGATGATTTCAAGGTGGCCATTTCTGAGCGGAAGCCTTTGGCTGATATTGTTGAAGTGAGGTAA
- a CDS encoding polysaccharide biosynthesis tyrosine autokinase yields MKNTISEYKTAHEDIEGLDLKQILSRILANWYWIALSVLVCLACANLYVRYKTPNYKISARVLVNDEKKGAGLSGGGDLLGDLGGLLGTKSTVDNEAEILKTRYLMEQVVKDMNLNITYYRKGTLKKVELYESPYQVKVVAGADTIKATDVEVSFLKNNQVAVSADGIDTLVALDRSFTIPFVGVVQIIKGTAVPVLEEKYAFNIMSVDSKVIALMDAITVEVKNKQVTIIDLSLTHAIPKKGEDILSKLIEKYVQANLTDKNEVADSTVKFIQNRLAYIGGELGGLEGNIQNFKQENNLADMTEQSKLLVQTTGQYVNDLGKIETQISILKSLQDYLKDEGKNKRVLPSSLIPADLVFNGAVEKYNSLTLERARRLIGVTEANPGIQLMDKEIANARADIESNISTTLDGFLITRNRINGQMKKAEGQVRNVPKVERNYLNLARQQQIKQELYIFLMQKSEETAISKTSNIANSKTIDPPKSEVKPFSPKRMVVYLFGMVAGLVIPLALMYVKDLLNDKIQTKEDIIRITQVPIIGEISHDEGNDNMVVANSSRSAISEQFRALRTNLSFFFKNSDEKVILLTSSMSGEGKSFVAINLGQILALTGKKVLLMELDLRKPGLSAKLEISNPIGFTNYVTTPELTSNDIVKPLKIQENLFVVSSGPIPPNPAELLLSERTKTLMQELKQQFDYIIIDAPPVGIVTDAQLLASYADVCLYLVRQNYTLKQQLNIVDDLSGSQKMKGLSIVVNDIKATKGYGYGYSYGNYDVTGKELGFFSKLFKRNK; encoded by the coding sequence ATGAAGAACACGATTTCAGAATATAAAACTGCACATGAGGATATCGAAGGACTGGATTTAAAGCAAATCTTGTCAAGAATCCTTGCAAATTGGTATTGGATTGCTTTATCAGTATTGGTCTGCCTGGCATGTGCGAATCTATATGTACGGTACAAAACGCCCAATTATAAAATTTCTGCCAGGGTATTGGTGAATGATGAGAAAAAGGGAGCAGGCTTATCTGGTGGTGGTGATCTTCTGGGTGATTTAGGGGGGCTTTTAGGTACAAAAAGCACCGTTGATAATGAAGCGGAAATCTTAAAAACAAGATATCTGATGGAACAGGTGGTGAAAGATATGAACCTCAACATCACCTATTACAGAAAGGGGACACTGAAAAAAGTAGAACTCTATGAATCTCCTTACCAGGTAAAAGTGGTTGCCGGTGCGGATACGATTAAAGCCACAGACGTGGAAGTCAGCTTTCTGAAAAATAATCAGGTTGCGGTAAGCGCCGATGGCATCGATACACTGGTCGCTTTGGACCGTTCTTTTACGATCCCTTTTGTTGGGGTGGTGCAGATCATTAAAGGAACGGCAGTCCCTGTTTTAGAGGAGAAATATGCTTTTAACATCATGTCTGTGGATTCTAAAGTGATTGCATTGATGGATGCCATTACAGTGGAAGTTAAAAATAAACAGGTGACCATCATCGACTTGAGCCTAACACATGCGATCCCTAAAAAAGGGGAAGACATCCTGAGTAAACTCATCGAAAAATATGTTCAGGCGAATCTGACAGATAAAAATGAGGTGGCCGATAGCACCGTGAAATTTATTCAAAACCGATTGGCTTATATTGGTGGAGAGCTGGGCGGCCTGGAAGGAAATATCCAGAATTTTAAGCAGGAAAATAACCTGGCGGATATGACTGAACAGTCTAAGTTGCTGGTACAGACCACCGGACAATATGTAAATGACCTGGGGAAAATAGAAACCCAGATCAGTATCCTTAAAAGTTTACAGGACTACCTGAAAGACGAGGGCAAGAATAAAAGAGTATTGCCAAGCTCACTCATTCCTGCGGATCTGGTTTTTAACGGGGCAGTAGAGAAATACAATTCCTTAACCCTGGAGCGGGCAAGACGCCTGATCGGGGTAACCGAAGCCAATCCGGGAATCCAGTTGATGGACAAAGAAATTGCCAATGCCAGAGCGGATATTGAATCCAATATTTCCACTACGCTGGATGGCTTTCTCATCACCAGAAACCGGATCAATGGTCAGATGAAAAAAGCCGAAGGACAGGTTCGCAATGTTCCAAAAGTGGAGCGAAACTATTTAAACCTGGCCAGACAACAACAGATTAAACAAGAGCTGTATATCTTTCTGATGCAGAAAAGTGAAGAGACCGCCATTTCTAAGACGTCTAATATTGCTAACTCCAAAACCATAGACCCCCCCAAGTCTGAAGTTAAGCCTTTTAGTCCGAAAAGAATGGTGGTCTATTTATTTGGTATGGTAGCCGGACTGGTGATTCCATTGGCATTGATGTATGTGAAAGACTTATTGAATGATAAGATTCAGACCAAAGAAGACATCATCAGAATTACTCAGGTGCCGATTATCGGAGAGATTAGTCATGACGAAGGAAACGACAATATGGTGGTGGCCAATAGTTCCAGATCTGCCATATCAGAACAGTTCAGGGCATTGCGTACCAACCTTTCTTTCTTCTTCAAGAATAGCGACGAGAAAGTGATTTTATTAACCAGCAGCATGTCTGGTGAAGGGAAGTCATTTGTGGCTATCAACCTTGGTCAGATTTTAGCACTTACAGGTAAGAAAGTCCTGTTGATGGAACTGGATTTACGTAAGCCCGGTCTTTCTGCCAAGCTGGAGATCTCAAACCCGATCGGTTTTACCAATTATGTGACCACTCCGGAATTGACCAGTAATGATATTGTGAAGCCATTGAAAATTCAGGAAAACCTGTTTGTGGTGAGTTCAGGTCCAATTCCTCCAAACCCTGCAGAATTGCTACTGAGCGAAAGAACAAAAACGCTGATGCAGGAATTGAAGCAGCAATTTGACTATATCATCATTGATGCACCACCGGTAGGGATCGTAACCGATGCCCAGCTGCTGGCTTCCTACGCAGATGTTTGTCTGTATCTGGTGCGTCAGAATTATACGTTAAAACAGCAATTGAATATTGTGGATGACCTGTCCGGAAGCCAGAAAATGAAAGGTTTAAGTATTGTAGTCAACGACATCAAAGCAACCAAAGGTTATGGTTATGGATACAGCTATGGCAATTACGATGTGACTGGTAAAGAGTTAGGGTTTTTTAGCAAACTGTTTAAAAGAAATAAATAA